From the genome of Candidatus Margulisiibacteriota bacterium:
GAGGTTTTTCATTGGTATCTCATTCCCTAAAACACTCCATTTTCAACAATGTTTGCATCGCTATTTCTATATTTAAAGTTTATCAATTCTATCTTTAAGATGGCTTATAAAATCTCCATATTCAGTTTTAATATCATTTTTACTGACAGCTTTCATGATTTCATTTTTCATACTCTGCTTCTCTTCTTTGTTTCCATTAGTTACAGTTTCGATATTCTCAATGGCACTTTTTTTCTCATTGTATACAAAAGTTGAACCGTCTTTGTTTATGTAATTAGTAATTAATTTCGAAGATATAAAATCTTCCATCGTTGAAATATCTTTTACAACGTCAGCATATGCTAACCACGATTCCGAAAACTCAGGATAAGCATTAACAAATTCATTCCGTTTACTATTGGATACTGTATCAGAATCCGACACAATAATAAATTTCTTATGTGCGAGAATTAAAAGTTGCACTAGACACTCTACACCGGAAATACCCTTTAAATAAACCATGCCAATGTTTTTAAAATCGTTCACTTTTTTATTAAAAGCACAATATTTTTGAAAAAGCTCTTTATCAAGCCATCCTTCAAAAATAATATTTTTGTCTTGTATACATTCAAAAATACTTGCGCCAATAGCATTCCGCAGTAATTCATCACTACTAAACGGCGCTTTCCGATCTGGTTTTACTGCTGTAGTAACATCATCTTTTTTTTCAACAACCAAATGTCGATCTATGCAATTTGAATCTATCATATATTGTGAATGAGTAGAGTAAATCATCTTTGCATGTTCGCTTATTTTTAATAATTCATCCCGCAAATATCGCGCACTTGTAGGGTACAAACTCTGATCGGGTTCATCTATTAAAATAATATCTCGTTCACTCATCATATTGGAACGATCTTTGGTAGATAACATCAACAATATACTAATGAATTTTTTAAATCCATCGCTCCTGTCTTCAAAAGAGTATTTCGTCTCATTAACTACTTTTATAGAAATTTCATCGCCATTTGGGCGTAGCTCAATAGAAGTGTCTTTAAAGTCTTTCCATATCTTACGGAATGTCTGTGTTACGGTTTTTGATATTTGGCTTAATAAATTTTCATAATCTCCATCCTGTGATTTTGCATCTGAAAATTCGTTCTTAATATTTTCACGTTTGCACAAGACAAAAATATTTTCTAAAGATCTGTATTTGGTAGGACTTGCGATGAAATCAGCAATAACTACACTATTTGATAACAAGGTCTTCTCATCATATTGCCAATAATGGCATCGATATACATTTTCCTTGTACAGTTCTTCGATTACTTCAAGGATACATGCCTGTAAGTTTTGTTCTGCGCCTACTACCTCTGTAGTAAACGATTTTCCACTAAGATACACCTCTTTTTCACATTCAAAATCTGTTCCAGAATAGCTCCCATAACTAAAATGTACTTTTTCATTATTCGCAATATCAATTTGAATTAAATATTCATAAAAAACAGATTTTATAAAATCTCGAATCGATTTATGACTTTTAAAAACAATACATTCTGTATTTACATACTTCGCTTTGAATCGACTCAATACGTCATCAATATCTTTTTCCGACAATTTCAGTATTGCTCGAACAAAATAATTCTCTATTTTTTCATTATTTATTCGTTTTCTTCTATCTTTATCTGATACTATATATTGTCCAAACACTGCCGCGATTGCTTTCAAAATATTACTCTTACCTGCTTCATTCTTGCCAAGCAAAATCAAGCAGTTATTATCAAATATGATAGTCTGTGATTTAATAGAACGAAAATTTTCAATCTCTATTTTAGTTAGTTCCATATCAAAATTCTCCTTTATAAATATTAAATTTTAGCATTTTCTCCCTCAAACACCTCTCCCAGCACCGCCTGCTTCAGGCCCTCTACCTGCCCTCTACGTTCTTTCACCTGCATTTCCAAATCATCAACCCAATTCAGCAATTTTTCAACCCGCTCAACAATGACACGCTGTTCAGCAACCGATGGGAGAGGGAGAATAGCCGTTGAAAGCAATTTTTGATTCAAATTGTCCATTGTCTGCCCTATCGAATTTTGTAATAAATACGTTTGAAAAAACTTTGGCAGCAACAAAAATAGTTCCTAGAGCAAATTTGCTTTCTTGGTAATGAACATGGTTTAGAGCTTTCTTGTCATGTCCGGTTGATGACACTAACGGTATGCAAACCGCTTCCGTATCGAATTGAGTTGTTACTAAAGAATATTTTCCTGGTATTGCACTTGCCAGACCGGTTTTACCTTTTATAATATTGCAAGGAGAGCCTATTGGGCATGTCTCCCACTCACTCATTCCCCGCCGCCTTTGCCACATATTTCTGCCTACGGCTATTCGGCTTATCGGGAATAGTGCGAATTAGTAATCCTTCCTGTAATAACGGCTGAAGAATTTCTAAACGAAAATGTTCACGATGTTTCAAGCCAAGATACGCCTGGATTTCTTCCCTGCTCCTTGGGATAGAACAAAATTCAAGTATCGTATTTTTTTTGCCCTCATCGACTTGCGCGGTGACTTGCGCGGTGACTTGCGCGGTATTTTTGTCAGCATCAGGATACCGATAAAATATCGCGTGGACAAAAGTGGAAAACTCATACTGCAAGGGCGGCAGACCGGCATCGGCAAGCATTTTCTGCATCCGCAAAATACCCGTTCCCATTTTTTCGATATATTCGAGACGCTGCATTAAGTTGGCAATATTCGGATTACGCAAAACACTTTCTTTGCCAAAATTTTCCACTTTTAATCCCCTGGGCAGGCCGCCCGGACTAACGATTTCCACACGGTCATCAAAAATTTCCACCATCACATTGGCGCCTTTTTCAAAATAATCGCGATGGATCACAGCATTGATGACAGCTTCACGCAGCGCTTCGTAAGGGATTTCCGGTATTTCGATACGCGCCGGCGAGCCGTCAAACTCATAACGCAAATTAAGATGCCGTTTCAAAAAAATCATCGCCTGGTCAATGTTATCGACAATATCGGCATTAAAATCTTTACGGTCGAGGACTGTAACCTTATCGCGCCCCTTAAACAGCACGCAAGTTACCGTGGTATGAAAGAAATGATGCTCAAGGTTTTTGGCAAAAAACAATACAGCGGTGTTGTAATAATAACACTGGTCAAATTGCGTTTCTGCCGCGTGTAGATTTTTGAGTATTTCATTGGTGGCCAGCACAGACGAAATACCGGCAAGTTTCAGGAAACGGTGAAATTTTTCCCCATCAAAATCTTTCTTTTGAAAATCACGATTAACGAGTTCATCAAAACGGATTTTCCCCTCGGACTTTACAAACTCGATAATTTCATCGCGCTTCATTTTTTGGGAGTTTGGGCCAACCCGGTTATAAAAGCCTGAAGTGCAGCGATACGGTTTATCCGTCCCTTCCCGGACTTCAATAATGAGTATGTTTTTATACTTGCGGGAGATGATCTTCACCGGCGGGTCGCAATTTTGCGCAATGTCCTGGATCTGCGACAATAATTTGTTATCTATTTCCAGACCGACAACCTTGTTTTTATCGCCGATGCCAAGATAAATGAATCCACCTGATCCATTGGCAAAAGCGACCATTTCTTTATCAAGATTGGCGCATTGTTCCTTAAATTCAATGCGGTAACCTTCGCCCTGCTCCAGTATATATTTCAATTCCTGCTCGTTCATTAGGCCGCCTTATACAATTCTGTTTCCAGTTCCCAGATCGCCTGAAGGTAATTTTCCTTACTGCCAAAGACACTAATAATTTCCGCAGGAGTGCCATAATCATTAAAAAGAATAATGTCCGCCCGTTTGCGCTCCCCCCTGGCGGTTTTGTTTCCTTTAACGAAAATGCGGCCATCAGTAAAATAGACTTCTTCACGGACTTGAGTTTCGAGATCCCAACCCGCATGAACAATATTCGGGATAATAAATTGAGTTACAATATCTCTTTCAGACAGGTCTTTTTTGTTTGTCACCTTATTTATAGCCTCTTTAAGTAAGAATAACATTGATAGTATAAACAAAAAAGATAGTCTTTATTAATTATAAAGAAAGCAAGGCGCTCGTCAGTTAATCCGGGCTGCTATCGATTTTCTTCGCTACACGCCCACGCTGACCGTTTCCGGCAGAGTGCTGCCGCCGTCAATGACGAATTGCGCGCCGGTCAGATAATTGGCTTTGGCGGAAGATAAAAAAGCCGCCAAATACCCGACTTCTTCCGGATCGGCCAGCCGTTTGAGCGGAACAGCGCTGGCAATACCTTGAATGACCGCGTCGGGATTATCGGGATTAGACTGCTTGGCGATACTCTGCGCCATAGGCGTCAGGACATAACCCGGACAGATCGCATTGACGTTTATTTTATACGGCGCTAATTCCACCGCCAGCGATTTGGTAAAGCCGACGAGCGCGGCTTTGGTCGTGGCGTAGGCCACTTCGCCGGGGTCGGCCACCATATCGCCGGTCACGGAAGACATTATCACAATCTTGCCGCCGGCTTTCTGCAAATATGGCAAAACAATTTTGGTGACATTCCACACGCCTTTG
Proteins encoded in this window:
- a CDS encoding restriction endonuclease subunit S, yielding MLLPKFFQTYLLQNSIGQTMDNLNQKLLSTAILPLPSVAEQRVIVERVEKLLNWVDDLEMQVKERRGQVEGLKQAVLGEVFEGENAKI
- a CDS encoding putative DNA binding domain-containing protein, with product MNEQELKYILEQGEGYRIEFKEQCANLDKEMVAFANGSGGFIYLGIGDKNKVVGLEIDNKLLSQIQDIAQNCDPPVKIISRKYKNILIIEVREGTDKPYRCTSGFYNRVGPNSQKMKRDEIIEFVKSEGKIRFDELVNRDFQKKDFDGEKFHRFLKLAGISSVLATNEILKNLHAAETQFDQCYYYNTAVLFFAKNLEHHFFHTTVTCVLFKGRDKVTVLDRKDFNADIVDNIDQAMIFLKRHLNLRYEFDGSPARIEIPEIPYEALREAVINAVIHRDYFEKGANVMVEIFDDRVEIVSPGGLPRGLKVENFGKESVLRNPNIANLMQRLEYIEKMGTGILRMQKMLADAGLPPLQYEFSTFVHAIFYRYPDADKNTAQVTAQVTAQVDEGKKNTILEFCSIPRSREEIQAYLGLKHREHFRLEILQPLLQEGLLIRTIPDKPNSRRQKYVAKAAGNE
- the ucpA gene encoding SDR family oxidoreductase UcpA, giving the protein MGILAGKVALITGASMGIGSGIAKVFAAEGAKLALAARSAQTDLLAAELKKSGAEALALKMDVTDPASIKSGVEKTAQTYGGIDILVNNAGVCKLGLFAELSDADRNLHLDVNIKGVWNVTKIVLPYLQKAGGKIVIMSSVTGDMVADPGEVAYATTKAALVGFTKSLAVELAPYKINVNAICPGYVLTPMAQSIAKQSNPDNPDAVIQGIASAVPLKRLADPEEVGYLAAFLSSAKANYLTGAQFVIDGGSTLPETVSVGV
- a CDS encoding ATP-binding protein, with amino-acid sequence MELTKIEIENFRSIKSQTIIFDNNCLILLGKNEAGKSNILKAIAAVFGQYIVSDKDRRKRINNEKIENYFVRAILKLSEKDIDDVLSRFKAKYVNTECIVFKSHKSIRDFIKSVFYEYLIQIDIANNEKVHFSYGSYSGTDFECEKEVYLSGKSFTTEVVGAEQNLQACILEVIEELYKENVYRCHYWQYDEKTLLSNSVVIADFIASPTKYRSLENIFVLCKRENIKNEFSDAKSQDGDYENLLSQISKTVTQTFRKIWKDFKDTSIELRPNGDEISIKVVNETKYSFEDRSDGFKKFISILLMLSTKDRSNMMSERDIILIDEPDQSLYPTSARYLRDELLKISEHAKMIYSTHSQYMIDSNCIDRHLVVEKKDDVTTAVKPDRKAPFSSDELLRNAIGASIFECIQDKNIIFEGWLDKELFQKYCAFNKKVNDFKNIGMVYLKGISGVECLVQLLILAHKKFIIVSDSDTVSNSKRNEFVNAYPEFSESWLAYADVVKDISTMEDFISSKLITNYINKDGSTFVYNEKKSAIENIETVTNGNKEEKQSMKNEIMKAVSKNDIKTEYGDFISHLKDRIDKL